From the genome of Thermoproteota archaeon:
GGCCTCGCCTTGAATGTCCCCGCGTCCCCTCTGAAGATCATGAGACTGTCATCGTAATCTAGGGAGCTGACTCTAGCGGCGACCACCTGCCCCTTACTCACCAACGCCTCACCAAGTTCCAACCCCCTGACTTTGGACAGGACCTCAGGCGATATCAGACGAGAATTCAGCAGTAGAGCAGGATCTCCGAAATCGGGTTTTCTATCCTTAGGGATCTTCTCCTCGTATCCATCCCTCACGAGCCATCTCGTTCGAGTACCCAGCCATTTATCCATCCTCTCGAACTGCTTAACCCCACCAACTACGATCTCCTGCATCAGTGTGAGGTCGGTCAGGGGGGAGATGTCACTAACCCGCGAGTCCTCGAACAGCACCACTTGGATCATAGGCACCATGCTACACCTGATGGAGTTTTTTAAGTCGGATGCCATTCCACCTCTCGTAAGGGTGAAAAACTTTGTCCCTAACCTACGAGCGCTATGAGTTCAAGAAGCTGATAAAAGAGCTTAAGGGTAAGAGGGGTAGAGGTACTGAGCTTATATCCCTATATATCCCACCCGGGAGAAACGTTTATGACGTTATAAAGTACTTGAGGGATGAGTACGATCAAGCGAGCAATATCAAGGACAAGCTAACTAGGAAAAATGTCCAGAGCGCCATAGAGAGCATAATACAGAGGCTCAAGCTGTACCGGAGGGTACCTGAGCACGGACTGGTCGTCTTCTGTGGTGCGATACCTCAGGGTAAAGATAGAGGGACTGAGAAGATCGAGATCTACGTGATAGAACCACCAGAACCTGTCAGATCCTTCCAGTACGTATGTGACCACGAGTTCTACGTAGAACCCTTAGAGGAGATGGCTAAGGAGAAGAGGGCCTACGGCCTCATAGTTATGGACAGGGGAGGCGGCGTCATAGCCGTGCTCAGGGGCCCCAACTACAAGATAGTGGACTGGGTCACCTCGGACATACCTCCAAAGCACAGCGCTGGAGGACAGTCCCAGAGGAGGTTCGAGAGGATAAGAGAGGAGAGGGTGCACGACTTCTTCAAGAGGCTGGGGAAGAGGGCGAATGAGGCTCTCCTACCATTAGAGGATGAGCTAGAGGGGATAATAATTGGAGGACCAGGGGATGCTAGAGAGAAGTTCGAGGAGGGTAACTTCTTGGATTACAGATTGCAGAAGAAGATAATCGCGAATATACCTCTGTCCTACACAGAGGAGCAAGGGGTCAGGGAGTTGGTGATGAAGGCGGAGGATCTCCTGAAAGAGTCCTCCCTCTACAAGGAGAAGGCCTTGGTGGAGGAGGTTTTTCGACTCCTAGCCAAAGGGCCAGGCAAGGTGGCTTACGGGATAAGCGAGGTCGAGAGAGCGCTGGAAGCCGGAGCTGCCGAGAAGGTGCTAGTGCTGGAGGACATACCCGTGAAGAAAGTGAAAATTAGGTGCTCGCAGTGCGGCTACGAGGAGCAGAGGATAATCAGGAAGGACAGGGAGGCTTCTCTATCCGGCTGGCAGTGCCCGAATTGCGGGGGAACGGTATACGAGGTGGAGGAGTTGGACATAATAGAGCACTTGGGAGAGATGGGAAAGCAGAGCGGTGCTGAGATCTACGTGATCTCCTCGGGTACTGAATGGGGTATGCAGCTCAAAGCTCTGGGCGGCGTGGCAGCTGTTCTCCGATATGAATTGAGGGAATACTGATCCTCTGACTGTAAAATTTTATTTAGGGGAGTGGGTAGTTGGTCATTGGGCCGGTGGCGCAGGTTGGTAGCGCGCCGCCTTCGCAAGGCGGAGGTCGGGGGTTCGAGTCCCCCCCGGTCCACTGGGCCCGTGGCTCAGGCTGGTCAGAGCGCCCGGCTGATAACCGGGAGGTCGGGGGTTCGAGTCCCCCCGGGCCCACTAGGGTGATCGATTTGAGGTACATCGTCTTGGACACCTCCTTCTTGATGGCCTTGACAGAGCTCAGATTTCTGAGCCTGAGCGACCTGAGGAAGTTCTATCCCAATGCAAAATTAGTCACCACAAAATCCGTGGTCAAGGAACTTGAGAGTTTTCTCAGGGGAGGGAAGAGGGTTTCTGCCAGCGTTGCCCTGCAGGTATTAGAGAGGCATGACATCATTGTGGATGAGAAATATCGCGGAGAGGTTGACGAAGATCTAATTGCGCTGGCTAAGGAGTTGAGAGCTGTTGTGGTCACATTCGATCTTAAGTTGAAGGAGAGGCTGCTGAGAGAGGGCATTCCTGTGATATACCTCAGGGCAGGGAAGAAACTAGTGCTCGATGATCCGTTAAGGTTAAGTAAGGAAAGCTGATCTCTGGAGTGGTAAGACCTCTCGGGGCCAGCGGGGGAATGGAAGAATTGTTTTATATAACGGAAATGAGCGATGTGGGTTTCATAAGGCCTGCCGATATAACTGGGGATATTAGATCAATATTGAGGGAGCAGTTCGGCTCAAAGTACATAGGACGCTACCTCAGGGATGTGGGTCTGGTTCTGGATGTGCTCAAGGTCACTGAATTGAGCCACGGTAAGTCCATCATAGGCAGTCCAAACATATACGTCAGGGCGAAGTTCAAGGTATTGACATACCTCCCCCTCAAGGACGAGATAGTCGAGGGAGAGGTGGAGAACATCGTGGACTACGGGATGTTCGTCTCTATAGGTCCGAT
Proteins encoded in this window:
- a CDS encoding DNA-directed RNA polymerase, giving the protein MEELFYITEMSDVGFIRPADITGDIRSILREQFGSKYIGRYLRDVGLVLDVLKVTELSHGKSIIGSPNIYVRAKFKVLTYLPLKDEIVEGEVENIVDYGMFVSIGPISGFVHISQLGDDVFIHRAGVLQSKKAKITFRKGDRVRARITTVSKPSPAALLRGEPIVRVSLTMRQPKLGKIEEKEKEMENRE
- the prf1 gene encoding peptide chain release factor aRF-1, whose translation is MSLTYERYEFKKLIKELKGKRGRGTELISLYIPPGRNVYDVIKYLRDEYDQASNIKDKLTRKNVQSAIESIIQRLKLYRRVPEHGLVVFCGAIPQGKDRGTEKIEIYVIEPPEPVRSFQYVCDHEFYVEPLEEMAKEKRAYGLIVMDRGGGVIAVLRGPNYKIVDWVTSDIPPKHSAGGQSQRRFERIREERVHDFFKRLGKRANEALLPLEDELEGIIIGGPGDAREKFEEGNFLDYRLQKKIIANIPLSYTEEQGVRELVMKAEDLLKESSLYKEKALVEEVFRLLAKGPGKVAYGISEVERALEAGAAEKVLVLEDIPVKKVKIRCSQCGYEEQRIIRKDREASLSGWQCPNCGGTVYEVEELDIIEHLGEMGKQSGAEIYVISSGTEWGMQLKALGGVAAVLRYELREY